One Ostrea edulis chromosome 2, xbOstEdul1.1, whole genome shotgun sequence genomic region harbors:
- the LOC125678299 gene encoding sideroflexin-2-like isoform X1, with protein sequence MSNPEMERVDLNQPIWDLNTFRGRLQYYTWITNPLLSLQSESALFSARDLIQKYRAKEEPRGTTVTQLRRAQQLYLSAFHPDTGELQNVIGRMSFQVPGGMILIGAMITFYRSNTAVIFWQWANQSFNALVNYTNRNAAADISKKQLGFAYATATTSALVTALGLKAVLARRAAPMLQRFVPFVAVCAANMVNIPLMRQSELIDGVVVTDEDNNNVTKSKYASVKGISQVVFSRIVICAPSMVLLPILMEKMEKTVFMLRYGRFVNAPLQILLSGMSLLLMVPVGCSLFNQRCSISADKLKILDSKAYEEVQTKYGENIPQNLYFNKGL encoded by the exons ATGTCAAATCCAG AGATGGAGAGGGTCGACTTGAATCAACCGATATGGGACCTGAATACGTTCAGGGGTAGGCTTCAGTATTACACCTGGATTACCAATCCACTTCTCAGTCTTCAGTCTGAGTCAGCTCTGTTTTCTGCTAGAGATCTCATTCAGAAGTACAg GGCTAAAGAAGAACCACGGGGAACCACAGTGACCCAGTTACGACGGGCCCAGCAGCTCTATCTCTCTGCTTTCCACCCAGACACAGGAGAACTACAGAATGTGATTGGGAGGATGTCATTCCAGGTCCCAGGGGGCATGATCCTGATAGGAGCCATGATTACCTTTTACAG GAGTAATACAGCAGTGATTTTCTGGCAGTGGGCCAACCAATCATTTAATGCTCTTGTGAACTACACCAATAGAAATGCAGCAGCAGACATCTCCAAAAA ACAGCTGGGATTTGCGTATGCAACTGCCACAACTAGTGCTTTGGTTACTGCTTTGGGACTGAAAGCAGTTCTTGCTCGG AGAGCAGCACCAATGCTTCAGCGCTTTGTACCATTTGTTGCAGTGTGTGCCGCCAACATGGTTAATATTCCGTTAATGAGACAAAG TGAACTGATTGATGGAGTTGTAGTCACAGATGAAGACAATAATAATGTAACAAAGTCCAAG TATGCGTCTGTGAAAGGAATAAGTCAAGTTGTATTCTCCAGAATTGTCATCTGTGCTCCAAGCATGG TACTTTTACCCATTCTGATGGAGAAGATGGAGAAGACTGTGTTCATGTTGCGTTATGGACGCTTTGTTAATGCTCCTCTACAGATCCTATTATCTGGGATGAG TTTGCTGCTGATGGTCCCGGTGGGTTGTTCCTTATTCAATCAGAGATG TTCCATCTCAGCAGACAAGTTGAAAATATTAGACTCTAAGGCCTACGAAGAAGTCCAGACTAAATATGGGGAAAATATTCCTCAGAACCTGTATTTCAATAAAGGGTTATAA
- the LOC125678299 gene encoding sideroflexin-2-like isoform X2, translating into MERVDLNQPIWDLNTFRGRLQYYTWITNPLLSLQSESALFSARDLIQKYRAKEEPRGTTVTQLRRAQQLYLSAFHPDTGELQNVIGRMSFQVPGGMILIGAMITFYRSNTAVIFWQWANQSFNALVNYTNRNAAADISKKQLGFAYATATTSALVTALGLKAVLARRAAPMLQRFVPFVAVCAANMVNIPLMRQSELIDGVVVTDEDNNNVTKSKYASVKGISQVVFSRIVICAPSMVLLPILMEKMEKTVFMLRYGRFVNAPLQILLSGMSLLLMVPVGCSLFNQRCSISADKLKILDSKAYEEVQTKYGENIPQNLYFNKGL; encoded by the exons ATGGAGAGGGTCGACTTGAATCAACCGATATGGGACCTGAATACGTTCAGGGGTAGGCTTCAGTATTACACCTGGATTACCAATCCACTTCTCAGTCTTCAGTCTGAGTCAGCTCTGTTTTCTGCTAGAGATCTCATTCAGAAGTACAg GGCTAAAGAAGAACCACGGGGAACCACAGTGACCCAGTTACGACGGGCCCAGCAGCTCTATCTCTCTGCTTTCCACCCAGACACAGGAGAACTACAGAATGTGATTGGGAGGATGTCATTCCAGGTCCCAGGGGGCATGATCCTGATAGGAGCCATGATTACCTTTTACAG GAGTAATACAGCAGTGATTTTCTGGCAGTGGGCCAACCAATCATTTAATGCTCTTGTGAACTACACCAATAGAAATGCAGCAGCAGACATCTCCAAAAA ACAGCTGGGATTTGCGTATGCAACTGCCACAACTAGTGCTTTGGTTACTGCTTTGGGACTGAAAGCAGTTCTTGCTCGG AGAGCAGCACCAATGCTTCAGCGCTTTGTACCATTTGTTGCAGTGTGTGCCGCCAACATGGTTAATATTCCGTTAATGAGACAAAG TGAACTGATTGATGGAGTTGTAGTCACAGATGAAGACAATAATAATGTAACAAAGTCCAAG TATGCGTCTGTGAAAGGAATAAGTCAAGTTGTATTCTCCAGAATTGTCATCTGTGCTCCAAGCATGG TACTTTTACCCATTCTGATGGAGAAGATGGAGAAGACTGTGTTCATGTTGCGTTATGGACGCTTTGTTAATGCTCCTCTACAGATCCTATTATCTGGGATGAG TTTGCTGCTGATGGTCCCGGTGGGTTGTTCCTTATTCAATCAGAGATG TTCCATCTCAGCAGACAAGTTGAAAATATTAGACTCTAAGGCCTACGAAGAAGTCCAGACTAAATATGGGGAAAATATTCCTCAGAACCTGTATTTCAATAAAGGGTTATAA